A genomic window from Accipiter gentilis chromosome 1, bAccGen1.1, whole genome shotgun sequence includes:
- the WNT6 gene encoding protein Wnt-6, which translates to MLPSSRTQLGLFFILLCPANIIGLWWAVGSPLVMDPNSICRKTKRLAGKQAELCQLEPEIVQEVAKGTKLGVRECQYQFRFRRWNCTSHSKYFGKILQQDIRETAFVYAITAAGVSHAITQACSMGELLQCGCELTRSRAPPLPTAGPGTEGTAWEWGGCGDDVQFGYEKSQQFMDAKSKKGKNDIRALIDLHNNEAGRLAVRSYMRTECKCHGLSGSCTLRTCWRKMPHFREVGDRLLERFNGAFKVMGGNDGKTLIPVGDNIKPPDKQDLIYSADSPDFCSANRKTGSLGTRGRICNSTAMDTSGCDLLCCGRGHRDETVVLEENCLCRFHWCCVVQCRKCSVRQELSLCV; encoded by the exons GGCAGTGGGGAGCCCCCTGGTCATGGACCCCAACAGCATCTGCCGCAAGACGAAGCGGCTGGCAGGGAAGCAGGCGGAGCTGTGCCAGCTGGAGCCAGAAATCGTGCAGGAGGTGGCCAAGGGCACCAAGCTGGGCGTCCGGGAGTGCCAGTACCAATTCCGCTTCCGCCGCTGGAACTGCACCAGCCACAGCAAGTACTTCGGCAAGATCCTGCAGCAGG ATATCCGGGAGACAGCCTTCGTGTATGCCATCACAGCGGCTGGGGTGAGCCACGCCATCACGCAGGCTTGCAGCATGGGCGAGCTGCTGCAGTGCGGCTGTGAGCTGACACGGAGCCGGGCTCCCCCCTTGCCCACGGCAGGTCCAGGCACAGAAGGCACAGCCTGGGagtgggggggctgtggggacgACGTGCAGTTTGGCTACGAGAAATCCCAGCAGTTCATGGATGCCAAGAGCAAGAAGGGCAAAAATGACATCCGCGCTCTTATCGACCTGCACAACAACGAGGCCGGGCGCTTG GCGGTGCGCAGCTATATGAGGACAGAATGCAAATGCCACGGGCTGTCGGGCTCCTGCACTCTGCGGACCTGCTGGCGGAAGATGCCCCATTTCCGCGAGGTGGGGGACCGCCTGCTTGAGCGCTTCAACGGGGCTTTCAAGGTGATGGGAGGCAATGACGGGAAAACCCTCATCCCCGTGGGGGACAACATCAAACCTCCCGACAAGCAGGACCTCATCTACTCAGCCGACTCACCTGATTTCTGCTCAGCTAACCGTAAGACGGGCTCGCTGGGCACCCGGGGCCGCATCTGCAACAGCACAGCCATGGACACGAGTGGATGCGACCTGCTGTGCTGCGGTCGAGGGCACCGGGACGAGACGGTGGTGCTGGAGGAGAACTGCCTTTGCCGCTTCCACTGGTGTTGTGTGGTGCAGTGCCGCAAGTGCTCTGTCCGTCAGGAGCTCAGCCTCTGCGTCTGA